gtggtttggggtcagtggGGTTTTGGCTTGGGGGTcagtgtggtttgggtttttggggtcagtCAGTTTTGGGGTCAGTGGGGTTTTGGCTTTGGGGTCAGTGGGGCTTTAGGGTCGGTGGGTTTTGGCTTTGGGGTCagtgtggtttggggtcagtgtggtttgggtttttggggtcagtgtggtttggggtcagtgtggtttgggtttttggggtcagtCGGTTTTGGGATCAGTGGGTTTTGGCTTTGGGGTCAGTGGGGCTTTAGGGTCGGTGGGTTTTGGCTTTGGGGTCAGTGTGGCTTTGGGACGTGCCCGTCCACGTAGAAGTTCCTGGTCTGCCGGGGCAGGGCGATGCGCGCGCCCTCCAGCGCGGGGCCCAGGCGCAGCTGGCAGCCCAGCCGCGAGTTCTCGCGCAGCAGCGGCGCCTGGTCCAGCAGGTCCTCCTCCCTGCGGGCACGGCCGTcaccgggggcaccgggggggcaccgggggggggtcccggggggtcccggggggccCTTACCGCTCGTCCGGCGCCGGGAGCCGGCCCAGGTGCGGCTCGCTGACGTAAACGTGGCAGGTGGAGCAGGCCAGGGAGGCCTCGCAGGCGCCTGCGGGCACCGGGAACGCCGTGAGCACCGGGAACGCCGTGAGCACCGGGAGCGGCCCGGGGGCAACGGGAAGGGACCGGGGCCACCCTGGGGAACGCCCCCTGAGCACCGGGAACGGCCCCCGGGGCACTGGGACGGCCCCGGGAACACCGAGACCGCCCCCGGCAGCACCGGGAACGGCCCCGTTCCCAGTCCCAATCCCACTCCCGGTCCCGTTCCAGCCCCATTCCTGGTCCCGTTTGCAGTCCCGTTCCCGGTCCTAGCCCCTGTTCCtatcccgttcccgttcccatccccggtcccggtcccgttcCCGGTCTCAGCCcagttcccgttcccgttcccagcCCGGTCCCGTTCCCAtccccggtcccggtcccgttcCCGGTCTCAGCCcagttcccgttcccgttcccagcCCGGTCCCGTTCCCAtccccggtcccggtcccgttcCCGGTCTCAGCCCAGTTCCCGGTCCTGTTCCCAATCCCAGTCCCGTTCCCATCCCGGTCCCGTTCCCAgccccggtcccggtcccgttcCCGGTCTCAGCCCAGTTCCCGGTCCTGTTCCCAATCCCAGTCCCGTTCCCATCCCGTCCCCGGTCCCGaccctccagctccagcccgTGCCGCTGCGCCAGGTGCAGCACGTTGTCACCGACTCTGCCGCGCACCGGCACCTGCCGCCCGTCCCGGTCCACGAACACGACGTTAACCCTGCGGGGGGACAGGACACCGGGCTCAGCGCGGGGCCCGCTCCCGCTCCGCCGGCCCCGAGGGCGCTCCCGGTACCCACACGGCGGCCTCGGGCTCCtcggccgcggccccggcgccgcTGAGGCTGCGGGAGACGCCCCGGAGCAGCCGCGTCACGGAgccgccgccggccgccgccaTGGGCGCCGCCATGTTGGGCGCCACGTGACCGCCCACGTGACACACCAGGGGCGGGGTCACAGCCGGGAGTGGGCGGGGCCAGAGACGGGAGTGGGCGGGGCCTGCGCTGGGCCCTGAGGCCCCGCTGCGAATTTGGGGCGAATTCTGGGGGGAAattcggggattttgggggaaaattctgagttttggggggaaattcggggattttggggtaaattcggagttttggggggaaattcgGTGACtgggggggaaatttggggaccTGGGGGGAAattcggggattttggggtaaatttggggattttggggggaaattcgGTGAttgggggggaaatttggggattttggggggaaattcggggattttgggggaaaattcggggattttggggcgaaattcggggattttgggggtccggACGAGGAGGGCGCCTCGCTGATGGGGGAGGGGGTTCgggtgatttttttgggtgattttttttgggtttttttggggggtccctggggtttgggccccaaaatggggagggggcgcAAAGGACCCCCTCCCCCCAACGAGGGCGCGGCGGAAATAACGAAACGAcaccaaaataacccaaaaaatgaaaaaaaaaaaaaaggagggggcaGCGATATAAATAGAACtttattttggggagggggaggggagggggggtgggggggacacAGCCCCCCCCGACCCCCCCTTACAGCACAACCAGACagaaaaactggggaaaaaacctgaaaaatcgGGAAAATCCCCCCAGAAAAGCCGGGGAAGGAGGAAAGGTTGGGTTGGTTCAAAATAAAAAAGCGTTGACGTAAAAAGGGggattttaccccaaaaataAAGCGTAAAACGGCGGCGGCTCCAgttaaaaaatggggaaaacacaaaaaaaaaataaaatcggCACAAAAAAACCAGCAGTGAAATGTTTAAAGAGAGGATTGGACCccaaaaaagggagagaaaccccaaaaaatgggaatggaccccaaaaaatgagagaaaccccaaaaaagggagagaaatcccaaaaaaatgggaatggaCCCCAAAAATTgagagaaaccccaaaaaagggagagaaaccccaaaaaatggggagggaaaccccaaaaaaagggagaaaaaaacccaaaaaatgagagaaactcccaaaaaagggagagaaatcccaaaaacaggaggaaaaccccaaaacaatggGGAGACCCAACCCCAAAATGGAGGGGATTGGCCCCAAACCCTTCACGGGGAGGTGAAAATCCCCAAATCtcttgaaaaaaccccaaaaattttaggggatttttgcCAAATCCTTCAAGGGCAGCTGAAAATCCtaaaatctcttttaaaaaatccgaaaaaacctcccaaaaatgGCCAAGAAAGGgggaataaaacaaaagaaaaatgaaattggggtgaaaataaagcaaaaaaccaaGGGGGGGTTGGGAAGGATTTAaagatttttgggggaattttttgggattttttgagggattattttgggattttttgggtttgtttggggttttttaaaaatatttttggggatttttggaggatttatttttgatgttttggagattgtttttggggatttttttgggggatttttttggggtttttttgggatttttggggggatttattggttttttggggattctttgaggattttttgtggattgggtttttttttttggaggggattttctggggctattttttattatttttggggtttttctgagATTTGTTTGGGTTAGTTTTGGctattttttgggggttttttttgggattttctcaGCATTGTCTCGTggtttctttgggattttttgggggtttttctgggattttctcggggtttcttttggggtttttttgagattgTTTGAgctttgtttttggttttttgggggggaattttTAAGGGATTTTCTCGGGGTTTGTTTTGGCCATTTTTTGAGgtatttttggaaattttttgaGCTTTGTTTTGTCaattttttgggtgtttttttattttttgggggttttttgagctttgttttggccttttttttttttttgggcttttctttgggttttttgggggtttttttggggattttttggaggtttcttttgggtttattttgggattttctcaGCATTGTCTCGtggtttcttttgggttttttttttgggattttctcaggattttttcgggggttttttggggattttttttgggttttttttgagtttttttttgggggtttattttgggattttctcagcattttctcatggtttcttttggggtttttttgggattttctcaGCATTGTCTCGTGggttcttttgggggttttttttgggattttctcagcattttctcgtggtttttttggggtttttttggagctttttttggggattttttttgggattttctcaGCGTTGTCtcgtggttttttggggttttttttgggattttctcgaggtttttttggggattttttttggaattttctCAGCATTGTCTCGTGGtttcctttggggttttttttttgggattttctcagcattttctcggggttttttggggttttttttgggattttctcgaggtttttttgggggttttttttgggattttctcagcattttctcggggttttttttttgggatcttCTCCGCGTTGTCTCGTGGTCTCTTCGCGGTTTTTCGGGGTCCCCCCCTAGAAGATCCTCTTCCTCTTCAGGTAGGAGTCGGCGTAGTGGCCGCCCAGGCCCTGCGAGTGCTGCCCCACGTAGGAGCCCTCGGGGctgggctcgggctcgggcagCAGCTGCGCCGAGCCGCGCTTGTGCGCGCCCTGCGGCGTCTGCGGGCAAAGAACTCAGGGTTCGGGGCAAAACCCGGGGTTCGGGGCAAAACCCGGGGCTTTGGGGCAAAACCCGGGGCTCTGGGGCAAAACCCGGGGGTTCGGGGCAAAACCCGGGGCtttggggggttctggggggtttttggggggatctggggggttctggggggtttttggggggatctggggggttctggggggttCGGTACCTTGGGGTGAGAGCCGGGCGCGGCCAAGGCCAGGACGGGGTCGGAGCTCGGGGGGACGGGCACGGCCTGGGGGGCGCAGGGAAACCAAGGGGGTTTGGGTTAAAAGGGGTTAGAAGGGGTTAAAAGGGGTTTGAAGGGGGTTAAAAGGGGTTTGAAAGGGGTTTAAAGGGGTTTGAAAGGGGTTTTGGGAGATTTGAAAGGGGTTTTTAAGGGGCTGGAGGAGGTTTAAAAGGGGTTTCAGGGGGTTTGAAAAGGGTTTAAAGGGGTTTGAAAGGGTTTTAAAGGGGTTTGAAAGGGGTTTGAAAGGGGTTTGAAAGGGGTTTTGGGAGATTTGAAAGGGGTTTGAAAGGGGTTTTTAAGGGGTTTGAGGAGGTTTAAAAGGGGTTTTAGGGGGTTTGAAAAGGGttttaaggaatttttaaaggcttttaaGGGGGTTTGAAAGGGTTTGAAGGCGTTTTAAAGGGGTTTGAAAGGGTTTGAAGGGGTTTGAGGAGGTTTGAAAGGggtttttaaagggtttttaGTTTTAAGGGATTTTCAAGGGTTTTAAGGGGTTTGAAAGGGGTTTTGGGAGGTTTGAAAGGGGTTTTGGGAGGTTTGAAAGGGGTTTGAAAGGATTTGAAAGGGGTTTTTAAGGGGTTTGAGGAGGTTTAAAAGGGGTTTTAGGGGGTTTGAAAAGGGTTTGAAAGGGGttttaaggaatttttaaaggcttttaaGGGGGTTTGAAAGGGTTTGAAGGGGTTTTAAAGGGGTTTGAAAGGggtttttaaagggtttttaGTTTTAAGGGATTTTTAAGGGTTTTAAGGGGTTTGAAAGGGGTTTTAAGGGGTTTGAAAGGGGTTTTGGGAGGTTTGAAAGGGGTTTTTACGGGGTTTTAAGGTTTTAAGGGGTTTTGAAAGGGTTTTGAGGAGAGTGGAAggaatttttagggattttaaGGGGATTTGGAAGGGATTTTGAGGAATTTAAAGGATTTATAAGGGATTTTAAGGGATTTAAAGGAATTCTAAGGGATTCTAAGGGGATTTGGAAGGGATTTTAAGGAATTTAAAGGAATTTGAAGGgattttaaggggaaaaaaggtcTGGGGTTAAAATCATTAAAATTGAAGGGACTTGAtgggattttaggggattttgatGAGATTTTAAAGGAATTCTAAAGGatttaaagggggaaaaaggtctgggattaaaataattaaaattatgggattttaggggattttgatgggattttaaggaggaaaaaaggtctGGGGTTTAAAATGGAAGAGATTTTACGggattttgatgggattttaggggatttggATAGGATTTATGGGATTTGGATGGGATTTTACGGgattttaagaaggaaaaaaggtctggggttaaaataattgaaattgaagggattttaggggatttggatgggattttaggggatttggatgggatttatgggatttggatgggattttaggggattttaaggaggaaaaaaggtctggggttaaaataattaaaattgaagggattttaggggatttggatgggattttaggggatttggatgggattttaggggatttggATGGGATTTTAAGGGGATTTCAAGGAATTTCAAGGGATGTTTAGCAGATTTTTAGGGATTGAATGGGAAGAGGGCCGGGGGGCACCgcagaatttggggaggggtctcaccTTGCTGAGCTGGCTCTGCTTGAGCCCGGCCTGGAGGCCGCTGCTGAAGTAGGAGCTGGGGGACCCTGAGAAAAAGGGGGGCCCTGGGGGTCCCAGAGCCCCCCGGTCCAagcccgaggaggaggaggagacctgcgggggagcagaggcagctgcagccccccaaAAACggccaaaaacccccaaacccccccaaaaatcccattgtTACCTTGTGCCTGCCGGGCCCGAAGCCCCCCAGGATGGAGCCGGGGTGGTCGCGGGGCTGGGGGAGAATCCgggaccccaaatcctgcccggGGGAATCGGGGGGTTCAGGGGGGGGATCCCCAAATTCCCGGGGAAAATGGGGAGTTTGGGGGTTTGTTCTGGAATTGCCCTGGGtttgggcagtgcccaggaaaaCCAGGAGGGTTTGGGTGGCTTCCCCTccaattcccaaaaaaatatGGAGATTTTGGGTGGCTTCCCCTCCAATTCCCATGAAAACCAGGTTTTTTCCCTccaattcccaaaaaaatatGGAGATTTTGGGTGGTTTCCCCTCCAATTCCCAGAAAAAATTGAGGTTTTTGGGTGTTTTCTCCTCCAACTCCCATaaaaatggagattttgggTGTTTTCCCCTCCAATCCCCATATAAATTGAGGTTTTTGGGTATTTTCCCCTCCAATTCCCATAAAAATGGAGGTTTTTGGGTATTTTCCCCTCCAATTCccataaaaaacattttttccctccaaTTCCCATAAAAAGCAGGTTTTTAGGGTGTTTTCCCCTCCAATTCCTATAAAAAATGGGagattttgggtgtttttctcTCTAATTCCCAATAAAAAATAGAGATCTGGGTATTTTCCTCTCCAATTCCCATAAAAATTGAGGTTTTTGGGTATTTTCCCCTCCCATTTCCATAAAAAtggaggtttggggtttttttcccctcccattcCAATAAAAAAttgaggttttgggtttttttccccctcatttcctgaaaaaaacaaagttcTCCCATTCCCATGAAAAAcaaggatttgggggttttaccCCCAGTCTCAAACTGCCCAAAACCTCCCAATccaacccaaaattccccaaattccccgaATTCCCCAGACCGGGAAGTCCACGGCGAAGGCGTCGGccgggggggtccccaaaaCTCCAGGTTTCACCTTAAACccttttcctgaaaaataaaataaaaaaaaaaattggggtttttttgggattgggattggttaaaaagggggaaatccacccaaaaaaggggggaaaagggaaatttcAGGGGAAAAACGGGAATTTCAGGGGCTCACCTGGCGGGggcaggaggctctgcaggTTCAGGTAGGGATTGAGGGGGATCCTCAAATCTTTGGGGGGCTCCCCCAGGAGAGAGacctggggggatttgggggcgtCAGGGGGGGCCccgagggggtttgggggtccccgagggggtttggggggaatttgggggttctTGGGGGCTCCACGGGGGGTCAGGAAGCTCCCAGAATTTGGGGGTCCCATCCCAGAATTTGGGGGTCCCGCCccggattttttggggattccaccctggatttttggggatcCCACCATAAAATTTTGGGGATCCCAccctggatttttggggtcccaccccggatttttggggttcccaccCCAGATTTTGGGGATCCAACCCTGaaatttttgggggtcccaccctggatttttggggatcCCACCATAAAATTCTGGGGATCCCAccctggatttttggggtcccatcaCAGGATTTTGGGGATCCAACCCTGaaatttttgggggtcccaccctggatttttggggtcccatcacaggattttggggatcccatccctggatttttggggtcccatcaCAGGATTTTGGGGATCCAACCCTGAAATTTTTGCGGGTCCCACCCcggatttttgggggtcccaccccggattttttttggggtcccaccccagatttttggggttccaccctggattttggggtctcaccGTGGGGGCTCCGCTCTCGccctgctgggatttgggggggggcttggggaggggCTTCCCGCggggctgagccccctccccggGCACGGGAGCACCTGtggggggatggagctggggagggggctcggcCGGGCCGGCAGCAGCCCCAAAACCGGGGAGTTGGGGAATGGGGGGGGGGAAACTCGGGGGGGAGAcaaggggggctggggacacggctgagccccctgcccacccaaatcctcctttccccaccccaaatccccatttatACCCAAATTTATCtttccccaccccaaatccccctttgCCCACCCAAATCCTccttttcccaccccaaatccccatttatACCCAAATTTACtttccccaccccaaatccccctttgCCCACCCaaatcctccttttccccacGCAAATTTATCTTTTCCCAATCTAAATCCTCCTTTCCCAAGCCAAATCCTTCTTTTCCCACCCAAATCCTTctttttccaacccaaatccccttttccccacccagATCCCCCTTTTTCCACCcaaattcccccttttcccaaCTCAAATTTATCTTTTCCCACCCAAATTTATCGTTTCCCAATCCAAATCTCCCTTTCCCACCCAAatctcccttttcccacccAAATTTATCTTTTCCCACCCAAATCCCCCTTTTTCCACCCAAATCCTCCTTTTCCCATCAGAATCCCCAATTTCCCACCCAAatctcccttttcccacccaaatctccctttcccacccaaatctcccttttcccacccAAATTTATCATTTCCCACTCCAAATCTCCCTTTCCCACCCAAATCTCCCTTTTCCCAACCCAAATTTAGATTTTCCCACCTAAAACCTccctttcccaccccaaatctcccttttcccacccAAATCCTCCTTTTCCCATCAGAATCCCCAATTTCCCACCCAAATCTCCCTTTCCCCACCCAAATTTATCTTTTCCCAACCCAATTCCCCCTCTTCTGATCAGAATCCCCAATTTCCcacccaaatccccattttcccaccCAAATTCTCCTTTTCCTACCCAgatccccttttccccacccaaattccccctttttcccaaCCCAAATCCATCTTTTCcccacccaaatccccccttttcccccaccccaaacccccctttCCCCACCCCAATGTGAGGTTTCCCATTTCTGGGGGAATTTTCCTGCCCCCAGCTCCACACCCGGGGGGGAAAACCCCTCGGCTGGGGCTCCAGGTGAGCTGGGATCCCCCAGGTGAGCTGGGATCCCCCAGGTGAGCTGGGATCCCCCAGGTGAGCTGGGATCCCCCAGGTGAGCTGGGATCCCGGGTTTACCTGAGGGAACCTCCCCCAGCAGCTTCCCGgggggctgggccagggagcTCAGCG
The Passer domesticus isolate bPasDom1 chromosome 34, bPasDom1.hap1, whole genome shotgun sequence genome window above contains:
- the LOC135288652 gene encoding ferredoxin-2, mitochondrial-like; translated protein: MAAPMAAAGGGSVTRLLRGVSRSLSGAGAAAEEPEAAVVNVVFVDRDGRQVPVRGRVGDNVLHLAQRHGLELEGACEASLACSTCHVYVSEPHLGRLPAPDEREEDLLDQAPLLRENSRLGCQLRLGPALEGARIALPRQTRNFYVDGHVPKPH